The sequence CGACAGCATCCAGCTGAACGGCGCCACGACACGTTCGATTCCTCTGGCCGACCTGCATGGCTTTGACGTCGAGCGGAATTTCAAGCTGCAGCTGTTCCTCGCGGCCGAAATGGTGCAACTGAGCTTTGTGCGGGAGGGAAGCGCACTCGCGTGGAGAGACGCCCTTGCAAGGCTGGGAAACGCGTCTCCCGACACGGCATAGCAATTCGCCTCACGGGAACTCCTATATTCTGGGCGACTTGCCAACCGACGGTTTCTACATGCCTGTCTGGGAATTTTCTTTCACGATCAAGCAGTTTGTGCTCGATTTCGCAGTCGTGAGCCTCCTTCTGGTCGGCGCCACGGTGGCACGAAGTAGAATTCCCGTTCTGCAGCGCTTTCTGATCCCGGCAAATCTCATCGCCGGCTTTCTCGGGCTGATACTCGGGCCCGAGCTGTTGAGGTGGATCGAATTCTCACCCGAGCGCATGGGCGTGTACGTCTACCACCTCCTCGCGCTGACCTTTATCGGCATCGGACTAAAACGCACGGGCGGCCGCACCGTCGGCGCAATCCACATCGGATTCATCAAGGTGCTGACGTTCGTGATTCAGGCGCTGATCGGACTGATCGTAGCGCTTTTCTTCCTCTGGCTTATCTCGCCGAATCTGGTGCCTGCCGTTGGCATCCTCCTTCCCCTCGGTTTCGGCATGGGACCAGGAATCGCCTTTTCAATCGGGCAGTCCTGGGAGGCGCATGGCTTTGCGGAAGCCGCGGATATCGGTTTGACGCTGGCCGCCATCGGATTTCTCGTTGCGTACATAACTGGTATCAGCGTCGTGAACCGTGGAATTCACAAGGGCATCGCGACGCTACGCGCGGATGAGGCCGGTACCGAGTTCGTGCGGCGCGGATTTGCGAAAAACGCCCCGATCAGCGTCGGCTCACACAACACATTCTCCAGCGGAACCATCGACACGCTCACTTTTCATTTCGCGCTGGTCGGAGTCGTGTACCTGCTGGCGTATGGCGTCGTGCTGGGACTCGAGCAACTGCTCACCGCAGCGGACCTGACGCACGAGATTCCAACGCTCTGGTCACTCAACTTCGTCGTCGCGAATCTCCTGGCCCTCGGGGTCCGGAAGGCGGTCGAGGTGAGGCAGGCAGGATATATGATTGATGATGGCACCCTGCGTCGCATCACCGGACTGCTGGCGGATCTCCTGGTGGCCGCCGCGATCATGGCGATCAGTCTCAAGGTCACGTGGCAATACGTGGGGCCGATCGCTGTGATGTGCATCGTGGGCGCGGTCGCGACGTACTTCGCGATCAAGTGGCCCGTCAGCAGATTATTCTCTCAGTACCGCTTCGAGAGAACGGTCGGGCTTTACGCCGAACAGACCGGCACGATTAGTTCGGGCCTTGCCATGATCAGAGTGACGGATCCCGAATTCGTAACGCCCGTCGCCCAGGATCAGGCTCTCGGGAGCGGCGCGGCGCTGGCTCTTGGCTTCCCTCTATTGATCATGATCAACCTTCCGCTGGTCTGGTATCGGGGAACCCTCGAAGGCTACTTCACCATGGCGGGGTTGCTCCTACTCTATCTCGTAGCGTTGGTCGTGATGTGGTTCATCTTTACGCGCAGAACCGCTGAATCCCTTACCGGTGACCTGCCCGTGGCTGCGACGCCAGGTGACTCGTCGGCCTGACCGGCCCGACGGCCCTTCTAGTTCCCAGCCGAGCCACGGCCAACCGTCAGTCTTCGCCAGATGGCCCACACCGCTAGCAGTGGCCACGCCATCACCACGGCCCCCGCCGTGAACGCGACGTTCCCGCGACCGAAAAGCATCTGCTGCAATTCGGTCAGCACCTGGTCGCTCACCAGGTACGTCCAGGTGGATGCCGGAGCCCGCACACCAGCCGCTTCCAGGCTCAACCCGCTTCCGGATGCATTAATGGCTACCAGAGCGTCCGCCGTTCGCTTCTCGACACAGTCATAGACGGTCCAGAAACTCTCGACAATCTGCTTGTGGAACTCGTGGAGAGGATCGAGTCCGCCGATACCAACCAGGTGAATGCCTTCCCGCACTTGTGCGACAAACTCAAGCTGTTCGGCCCAGCACTCATCGATAAAGTGTAACGTCGCCTCACGCTCGGCCTCCTCCGTTGCGCCGGACCCAAACCTGTCTATCGCCCATCGAAACAGGTCCTCCTGACGTGTCGCCCAGATATCTGGATCTGCAATGCCGGTGAGCACCTGTGAACGCCAGGCATGCAACTTCTTGCGTTGATCTTCAACAAGCGTGGAGTACCGAAACAGCGTTCGGCGGATCTCGAAATTCTGACCTTCCGCGATGCGCTGAACTCGATCCAGTTCGCGCCTCACGACGGGATGAACAATCCGTCTGTCTTGATTTGGCGGTCGCAGGATCGGCGGAATCAGATCGTCGATTCCGTAGCGGACCATCAGATCGTCGTCCAGGCTGACAAAGAAGCGGGATGTCCCGGGATCTCCCTGTCGACCGGCGCGGCCGCGCAGTTGATCATCGATCCGCCGGCTCTCGTGGCGATTCGTTCCAAGTACGCAGAGGCCGCCAAGTCGCACGACAGCGTCCCGATCGCTCTCGTCGGATCCACCCAGACGGATATCCGTGCCGCGACCCGCCATGTTTGTCGAGATTGTAACCGCACCGAGCGCTCCCGCATCCGCAACGATGGCGGCTTCTTCCTCGTCGTGCTTCGCATTGAGGATCC is a genomic window of Rhodothermales bacterium containing:
- a CDS encoding accessory Sec system translocase SecA2 yields the protein GPVYHALGLRVGTIQEDADPETRKHAYAADVTYATAKEAGFDFLRSNLCRDERDIAHRPFHYAIVDEADSILIDEARVPLVIAGERVSSSTSPYKIASIVGGLVENRDWVTSEFGRNVELTDAGLDRVETALERGDLHDNRNYVLLTEVNQSLHAHALLHCDVDYLVRDNRIELVDEFTGRVVDDRRWPDGLQAALEAKEGLPVRQGGRILGSITLQHFLAHYPRLAGMTATAQPAADELHDFYGLSVVPIPPNRACIREDLPDHVFTHERARNAALAEEIASVHSTGRPLLVGTRSVAESETIASRLRDRKIECRILNAKHDEEEAAIVADAGALGAVTISTNMAGRGTDIRLGGSDESDRDAVVRLGGLCVLGTNRHESRRIDDQLRGRAGRQGDPGTSRFFVSLDDDLMVRYGIDDLIPPILRPPNQDRRIVHPVVRRELDRVQRIAEGQNFEIRRTLFRYSTLVEDQRKKLHAWRSQVLTGIADPDIWATRQEDLFRWAIDRFGSGATEEAEREATLHFIDECWAEQLEFVAQVREGIHLVGIGGLDPLHEFHKQIVESFWTVYDCVEKRTADALVAINASGSGLSLEAAGVRAPASTWTYLVSDQVLTELQQMLFGRGNVAFTAGAVVMAWPLLAVWAIWRRLTVGRGSAGN